A stretch of Spirochaetales bacterium DNA encodes these proteins:
- a CDS encoding extracellular solute-binding protein — MKKQLKIISMLTLLTIIVAGSLYARGDQDATAGGLKQYTIFLGRPAEDYPKEGTILGNWIEEKTGVRLKWEFPVGDLRQKVGLIIAGGDYPDLIDCRNENQALYDAGAFIPLDDLIEKYGVNAKKLYGKRIDMLRKDDGHIYWFPQLFPYGDKVQRTYESLGLYVQKRVLKEFGWPIPKNLNEAFDMLIEYCKRHPETDGNKTYAYTALTAGWREFALTNAPHVFSGHPNDGVADVDWVGGKWKVLPYWANEAAYKVYKLYNKIHLAGLYDTESFVMDYDQYLAKLASGSILAFCDQHWQFERVRNLLRDQEPKDRWWVGLPVVMEGYKENLEGPLDAQVSEGVGITVDCKDPVGAFKYLDFLLSEECQIAKQWGFQGTDFEIDENGLYYRTPEQIERWDDTKFIDYKFGQRYWIEICGWHHSSCYSDGKNAVSHRSQPAVFYARLKDTEKEVLDAYGKKTWYDFFNPPDMRRAKYFPLWTIKLPTGGVEDICLKRIEEIRRKYIPLLIMAEPGKYDAVWKEFLDVFNKIPDKEKLVAYYQKNLDDRVEMSGGY; from the coding sequence ATGAAAAAACAGCTTAAAATCATCTCGATGCTGACACTTCTCACTATTATCGTTGCAGGAAGCCTCTATGCCAGGGGCGATCAGGACGCGACAGCGGGAGGTCTCAAGCAGTACACGATCTTCCTCGGACGACCTGCAGAGGATTATCCAAAAGAGGGAACAATTCTCGGAAACTGGATCGAGGAAAAAACAGGCGTGCGTTTGAAATGGGAATTCCCTGTCGGCGATCTGAGACAGAAAGTCGGCCTCATTATCGCGGGCGGCGACTACCCGGACCTGATCGACTGCCGGAATGAAAACCAGGCGCTTTACGATGCGGGAGCGTTTATTCCCCTCGACGATCTCATCGAGAAATACGGTGTGAACGCGAAAAAACTCTACGGAAAACGTATCGATATGCTTCGCAAAGACGACGGCCATATCTACTGGTTTCCGCAGCTTTTTCCCTACGGGGACAAGGTTCAGAGAACATATGAATCCCTCGGGCTTTACGTACAGAAAAGGGTATTGAAGGAGTTCGGCTGGCCGATACCAAAGAATCTGAATGAAGCCTTCGATATGCTTATCGAGTACTGTAAACGCCACCCTGAAACGGACGGAAACAAAACCTATGCCTACACGGCGCTTACCGCGGGCTGGCGGGAGTTCGCGCTTACCAACGCCCCCCACGTTTTTTCCGGCCATCCGAACGACGGGGTTGCGGATGTCGACTGGGTCGGGGGGAAATGGAAGGTATTGCCGTATTGGGCGAATGAAGCTGCGTACAAGGTATACAAACTCTACAACAAGATCCATCTCGCAGGCCTCTATGATACCGAATCATTCGTTATGGACTACGACCAGTACCTTGCAAAACTCGCCTCGGGATCCATTCTGGCTTTCTGCGACCAGCACTGGCAGTTCGAGCGGGTGAGAAACCTCTTGAGAGACCAGGAGCCGAAGGATAGATGGTGGGTCGGCCTTCCCGTCGTCATGGAAGGATACAAGGAAAACCTCGAAGGGCCCCTTGACGCGCAAGTCTCCGAAGGTGTCGGTATTACCGTTGACTGCAAGGACCCCGTGGGCGCCTTCAAGTACCTCGATTTCCTTCTTTCCGAAGAATGCCAGATCGCGAAACAGTGGGGTTTCCAGGGCACGGATTTCGAAATCGATGAAAACGGCCTCTACTACAGAACACCCGAACAAATCGAACGCTGGGACGACACAAAATTCATCGACTACAAATTCGGACAACGGTACTGGATAGAGATATGCGGCTGGCACCACTCATCCTGCTATTCCGACGGGAAAAACGCGGTCAGCCACAGAAGCCAACCTGCCGTTTTCTATGCAAGATTGAAAGACACTGAAAAGGAAGTCCTTGATGCGTACGGTAAAAAGACGTGGTATGACTTCTTCAATCCCCCGGACATGAGAAGGGCCAAATACTTCCCGCTTTGGACCATCAAATTACCGACGGGCGGCGTTGAAGATATCTGCCTGAAACGAATCGAGGAAATCAGAAGGAAATATATACCCCTCCTCATCATGGCGGAACCCGGAAAATATGACGCGGTATGGAAGGAATTCCTGGACGTATTCAACAAAATACCGGACAAGGAAAAACTGGTCGCGTATTATCAAAAAAATCTTGACGATCGTGTCGAAATGTCCGGCGGTTATTAA
- a CDS encoding carbohydrate ABC transporter permease, producing the protein MKGNVYDHIFDTVKILFLLFIVAATLLPFINILAISLNDPMDTMKGGIGLLPRYFTWINYSDIFKNSIIIRATINSILRTAIAGLLHTFCTAMVAYTLTRSKFLLRIPIAMIYIFTMYIDGGLIPTFFLYRALGLVNSFHVYWIPGLTSAWNLLVIRTYIKGLPESLIESAQMEGANEFYIFMRIILPLSMPVLATIILFTAVWHWNYWWDTFIFNSSDLELTTLQYELMKKIQSANASFSGSSISDAFSMAKTQVGGSTVTPKSLRAAMTIIVSIPIIMVYPFLQRYFVHGLTIGGVKE; encoded by the coding sequence ATGAAAGGCAATGTATACGACCATATATTCGACACGGTAAAAATATTATTTCTCCTTTTCATTGTCGCGGCAACCCTCTTGCCGTTTATCAATATTCTCGCGATCTCACTGAACGATCCCATGGACACAATGAAAGGCGGCATCGGGCTTCTGCCCAGATATTTCACCTGGATTAATTATTCCGATATTTTCAAGAACTCGATCATCATACGGGCAACGATCAACTCAATATTACGAACCGCGATAGCGGGGCTTCTTCATACCTTCTGTACCGCAATGGTTGCCTACACCCTGACGAGAAGCAAATTCCTCCTGCGCATACCCATCGCGATGATCTATATCTTCACCATGTATATCGACGGGGGGCTTATTCCGACGTTCTTTCTCTACAGAGCACTCGGTCTTGTCAATTCGTTTCATGTCTATTGGATCCCCGGTCTCACGAGTGCTTGGAATCTACTTGTCATCAGGACCTACATCAAGGGGCTTCCGGAAAGCCTTATCGAATCGGCCCAGATGGAGGGAGCAAACGAGTTTTATATTTTTATGCGTATTATTCTGCCCCTCTCCATGCCCGTTCTGGCAACGATCATCCTCTTTACCGCGGTCTGGCACTGGAATTACTGGTGGGATACCTTTATCTTCAACTCGTCCGATCTCGAACTGACGACCCTCCAGTACGAATTGATGAAGAAAATCCAGTCCGCGAATGCCTCGTTCAGCGGGTCGAGTATATCCGACGCGTTCAGTATGGCCAAGACGCAGGTGGGAGGAAGTACCGTCACACCCAAATCATTGAGGGCCGCCATGACGATCATCGTCAGTATCCCGATCATCATGGTATATCCCTTCCTCCAGCGGTACTTTGTCCACGGACTCACGATCGGCGGTGTCAAGGAATAA
- a CDS encoding sugar ABC transporter permease, which translates to MNSKTSFINRLLNQRLLLLMSVPFVIHIILFRYVPVFGWVMAFQNYKPNRPMLDQQWVGFEQFTNLFGDYQFLYALRNTLAMSAIKLVMGTIFAVLVAIMVNETKRGPFKRTVQTISYLPHFISWVVAANLVLEFLAPNGLFNDILTGIGIVDERVLWMGKPELFWWIIGWSHVWKTCGFGAIIYLAAMTGIDPQLYEAADMDGAGRLRRIWHITLPGIKPVFVILLIMNIGQLLEAGFEQQFLLKNGLVQDYAEVFTIYILRYGLQMYRYSYAAAAGIFKSVVSILLLFTANRISKKLGEETLM; encoded by the coding sequence ATGAATTCCAAAACATCTTTTATAAACAGGCTTTTGAATCAACGGCTGCTGCTTCTCATGTCGGTTCCGTTTGTCATCCATATAATTCTTTTCAGATATGTTCCGGTATTCGGATGGGTTATGGCCTTTCAAAACTATAAACCGAACAGACCGATGCTGGATCAGCAATGGGTGGGATTCGAACAATTCACCAACCTCTTCGGCGACTACCAGTTTTTATACGCGTTGAGAAATACGCTTGCAATGTCTGCCATAAAACTCGTTATGGGAACCATATTCGCGGTTCTGGTTGCCATAATGGTGAACGAAACCAAACGGGGGCCGTTTAAAAGGACTGTTCAGACTATCTCCTACCTTCCCCATTTCATTTCGTGGGTTGTGGCGGCTAACCTTGTCCTTGAATTTCTTGCCCCGAACGGATTATTTAACGACATTCTCACCGGCATCGGTATCGTCGATGAAAGGGTGCTGTGGATGGGAAAACCCGAATTGTTCTGGTGGATCATCGGCTGGTCGCATGTATGGAAAACCTGCGGTTTCGGTGCGATCATTTACCTTGCCGCAATGACAGGGATCGATCCGCAGTTGTACGAGGCGGCGGATATGGATGGGGCCGGAAGACTCAGGCGGATATGGCATATTACATTGCCCGGGATAAAACCGGTCTTCGTGATCCTCCTGATCATGAATATCGGCCAGCTTCTCGAAGCCGGATTCGAACAGCAGTTCCTGCTCAAAAACGGCCTCGTGCAGGACTACGCGGAAGTTTTTACCATCTATATCCTCCGCTACGGACTCCAGATGTACCGATATTCATATGCGGCGGCAGCGGGTATCTTCAAGAGTGTTGTGAGTATCCTGCTTCTTTTTACGGCGAACCGTATTTCGAAAAAACTGGGCGAAGAAACATTAATGTAG